From one Alicyclobacillus acidocaldarius subsp. acidocaldarius Tc-4-1 genomic stretch:
- the istA gene encoding IS21 family transposase → MEIRQLYEAGVSISELARRFGYDRKTIRSALNSSVEEKQGARASRGERKKGSKLEPYKDYVKQRMQLGVLNAERILREIREQGYTGGITVLREFMHPLRPVVSPRPLSALSRILVNKPRSTWAFPYYDSHGQRRTIWAFAMVLAYSRMLYVEFIKAADQLHILQALRNALEFFGGVPRVILSDNCSSLVVANDGQGHVDWQQAYLDFAKFYGFVPKACRPRRSQTKGKVERPIRYIRDNFWPVAFVDEADLNRQVAWWRDHVANVRIHGTTHEQPIVRFQAEKLQPLPATPYVLACAGLRKVMSDCRVSWNTNLYTVPWSYVGHTVLVREFESGRLQIEYGGQVIAEHCVLSGKHQISTDPEHYKNLPRDTANPARGKTAGWQVDPDVEQRELRVYEQIAMGGHVQ, encoded by the coding sequence ATGGAAATCAGGCAACTCTACGAGGCAGGCGTCAGCATCTCGGAGCTGGCCAGAAGATTCGGCTATGACCGAAAGACCATTCGCAGTGCACTGAATTCATCGGTGGAGGAGAAGCAGGGCGCAAGAGCGTCGCGTGGGGAGCGAAAGAAAGGTTCCAAACTCGAGCCCTACAAAGATTACGTGAAGCAGCGCATGCAACTTGGTGTGCTCAACGCTGAACGAATTCTACGAGAGATTCGGGAGCAAGGCTATACCGGCGGGATCACCGTCCTGCGTGAGTTCATGCATCCGCTTCGTCCGGTGGTCTCGCCAAGGCCACTGAGCGCTTTGAGTCGGATCCTGGTGAACAAGCCCAGATCGACTTGGGCCTTCCCCTACTACGATTCGCACGGTCAGCGACGAACGATTTGGGCTTTCGCCATGGTACTCGCCTACTCCCGCATGCTCTACGTTGAGTTTATCAAAGCGGCGGACCAGCTGCATATCCTTCAGGCCCTTCGCAACGCGCTGGAGTTCTTTGGCGGTGTGCCTCGGGTGATTCTCAGCGACAACTGTTCGTCTTTGGTCGTCGCCAATGACGGTCAGGGTCACGTGGACTGGCAACAGGCGTATCTCGATTTTGCCAAGTTCTACGGATTCGTGCCCAAGGCATGTCGGCCCCGCCGGAGCCAGACCAAAGGCAAGGTAGAACGGCCCATTCGCTATATCCGGGACAACTTCTGGCCAGTTGCCTTTGTGGACGAAGCGGATTTGAACCGACAGGTCGCATGGTGGCGCGATCACGTCGCCAACGTCCGCATCCACGGAACGACACATGAACAGCCCATCGTGCGGTTTCAAGCTGAGAAGCTGCAACCGCTACCGGCCACCCCATATGTGTTGGCTTGTGCAGGTCTTCGGAAGGTGATGAGTGACTGCCGGGTCTCCTGGAACACGAACTTGTACACTGTTCCCTGGTCGTATGTGGGCCACACGGTCCTGGTTCGGGAATTCGAGTCTGGCCGCCTGCAAATCGAGTACGGCGGACAGGTGATTGCAGAACATTGCGTGCTGTCCGGCAAGCATCAAATCTCCACGGATCCCGAGCACTACAAGAACCTCCCTCGGGACACCGCGAATCCAGCGCGGGGTAAGACAGCGGGATGGCAAGTCGATCCGGACGTGGAGCAGCGCGAGCTTAGGGTCTATGAACAGATCGCCATGGGAGGTCATGTGCAATGA
- the istB gene encoding IS21-like element helper ATPase IstB, whose translation MSEALVVAQVEEQLLDLGLKRAAAVLPACVEWAAGQEATYVAFLQRLLEAEQEERHSRAMQARLRLANFPFHKTLADFDFSFQPSVDERQIRELATLTFVQECGNVIFLGPPGVGKTHLAVALGMEAIRQRMSVYFVTMQKLVSDLRRAYQEGRLDRRLRVYTQPKILICDEVGYLPLDALDAANFFRLVSERYERGSLLITSNTSFTNWGTLFGDQVLAAALLDRLLHHATTVNIRGNSYRMKDKLRAGVTHGFSATRDEANTCVGNESR comes from the coding sequence ATGAGCGAGGCATTGGTGGTCGCTCAGGTCGAGGAACAACTGTTGGACCTGGGCTTGAAGCGAGCTGCTGCCGTCTTGCCGGCGTGCGTGGAGTGGGCCGCCGGGCAAGAGGCGACCTATGTCGCATTTCTCCAGCGTTTGCTGGAGGCTGAGCAGGAGGAGCGGCACAGCCGGGCCATGCAGGCTCGGCTGCGCTTGGCGAACTTCCCGTTCCACAAGACACTCGCCGACTTCGACTTCTCGTTCCAGCCATCTGTGGATGAGCGCCAAATCCGAGAGCTCGCAACGCTAACGTTTGTCCAAGAATGCGGAAACGTGATTTTCCTAGGGCCTCCAGGGGTGGGAAAGACGCATTTGGCCGTGGCCCTCGGCATGGAGGCGATTCGCCAGCGGATGAGCGTCTACTTCGTCACCATGCAGAAACTCGTGAGCGATTTACGCCGAGCCTACCAAGAAGGGCGGCTGGACAGGCGGCTCCGAGTCTATACGCAGCCAAAGATTCTGATCTGTGATGAGGTGGGCTACTTGCCTCTTGACGCGCTCGACGCCGCGAACTTTTTCCGGCTGGTCTCAGAGAGGTACGAGCGAGGGTCGTTGCTCATCACGTCCAACACGAGTTTCACGAATTGGGGAACGCTCTTTGGCGACCAGGTCCTGGCCGCCGCCTTACTCGACCGTTTGTTGCATCATGCAACGACCGTGAATATCCGTGGCAACAGTTACCGCATGAAAGACAAGCTGCGAGCTGGCGTTACGCACGGATTCTCGGCAACAAGAGACGAAGCGAACACATGTGTGGGGAACGAATCGCGATGA
- a CDS encoding DDE-type integrase/transposase/recombinase, with the protein MPAEAPCQARPRQRIGQEILYILGFDVSIVLTQYHKIPVTRSNEHFQCDMTKVWCGKDGWGYLFAVIDAYDREIVGYSFSRFCRTEDLLNAVDMALDYRFPNGVQGAGLTLRTDNGCQMTSRRFIEAMKACQINHERTGFNNPDADGYIERFFRSLKEEEV; encoded by the coding sequence ATGCCCGCGGAGGCTCCATGTCAAGCACGGCCCAGGCAGCGCATCGGGCAGGAAATCTTGTACATTCTCGGTTTTGATGTGTCCATTGTATTGACTCAATACCACAAGATACCGGTGACTAGGTCCAATGAGCATTTCCAATGTGACATGACCAAGGTGTGGTGCGGGAAAGACGGATGGGGTTATCTGTTTGCCGTGATTGACGCCTATGACCGAGAGATTGTGGGATACTCGTTTTCCCGATTCTGTCGTACGGAGGACTTGCTGAATGCTGTGGATATGGCGCTGGATTATCGTTTCCCAAACGGCGTTCAAGGTGCCGGTTTGACGCTTCGAACGGACAACGGCTGCCAGATGACAAGTCGACGTTTCATCGAAGCGATGAAAGCCTGCCAAATCAACCACGAGCGGACAGGTTTCAACAACCCCGACGCTGACGGATACATCGAGCGATTCTTCCGGTCGCTGAAAGAAGAGGAGGTCTGA
- a CDS encoding IS3 family transposase, translating into MPGSTSTAPNFRFRRCAKSLAYLGAATTHGADGPKVFGAKRRKRRIRRIHELFLQSRRLYGSPKITALLRRDGERIAQKTVARLMREHGLRSRTVRKVVSRQVVEFHRACLMCVTWSALTLGNLIDRLHASSRDASLAPRAPLTERSPVDSKSLGPKPRCAWVSTTSPHVSIFVTGLPLRAGACSV; encoded by the coding sequence ATGCCTGGATCCACAAGCACCGCTCCGAATTTCCGGTTCAGAAGATGTGCAAAGTCCTTGGCGTATCTCGGAGCGGCTACTACGCATGGCGCGGACGGCCCGAAAGTCTTCGGGGCCAAGCGCAGGAAGCGACGGATTCGTCGCATTCATGAGCTGTTCCTGCAATCTCGTCGATTGTATGGGAGTCCAAAGATCACAGCGCTCCTACGTCGGGACGGGGAACGCATCGCACAAAAGACGGTAGCGCGTCTCATGCGAGAGCACGGGCTTCGGAGTCGTACCGTACGCAAGGTAGTGTCTCGTCAAGTGGTGGAATTTCACCGTGCGTGTCTCATGTGTGTGACATGGTCGGCTTTGACCCTTGGGAACCTTATCGACCGCCTTCACGCTTCGTCAAGGGACGCTTCGCTCGCCCCTCGGGCGCCCTTGACGGAGCGCTCGCCGGTCGATTCTAAGTCGTTAGGGCCAAAGCCTCGATGTGCGTGGGTTAGCACCACCTCGCCTCATGTGTCTATTTTTGTAACAGGGCTGCCGCTGCGAGCTGGGGCTTGTTCGGTTTGA
- a CDS encoding NADP-dependent isocitrate dehydrogenase: MAKTPITVAYGDGIGPEIMTATLRILEAAGAELDIETVEIGEKVYKRGIDNGMDPKAWESVRRTRVLLKAPITTPQGGGYKSLNVTLRKALNLYANVRPTVAYSPFVETTHPKMDLVIIRENEEDLYAGIEHRQTQQVYQCLKLITQPGSERVIRYAFDYARANGRKKVTCFVKDNIMKFTDGLFHKEFERIAAEYPDLEHETMIVDIGAARLANTPERFDVVVMPNLYGDILSDVTAELSGSVGLAPSANIGDGFAMFEAIHGSAPDIAGQNIANPSGLLLAAVMMLIHIGQPAVAEENPPRLAPHHRGRHSHARHLPRGFQQKLVGTDAFADAVIERLGERPQILKPVSYRQDAAGIARRAWQPGPKAEKQLVGVDVFLDWGPGAPDDLGSKLSQNHVNELKLEVITNRGIKVWPNGLPETFCTDHWRCRFRKEGGAPVQPAEVVELQRRLIEAGFDVIKTENLYTFDGVPGFSAVHG, translated from the coding sequence ATGGCGAAAACACCGATTACTGTTGCGTACGGCGATGGAATTGGTCCCGAAATCATGACTGCGACCCTGCGCATTTTGGAAGCTGCGGGTGCAGAACTCGACATTGAGACGGTCGAGATCGGCGAGAAGGTGTATAAGCGCGGCATTGACAACGGCATGGATCCGAAGGCTTGGGAAAGCGTACGGCGGACGCGCGTGCTCCTCAAGGCGCCTATCACGACGCCGCAGGGCGGAGGCTACAAGAGCTTGAACGTCACGCTGCGCAAGGCGCTCAACTTGTACGCCAACGTGCGCCCGACGGTTGCGTACAGCCCGTTCGTGGAGACGACGCATCCGAAGATGGATCTCGTCATCATCCGCGAGAACGAGGAAGACCTGTACGCGGGTATCGAGCATCGTCAGACGCAGCAGGTGTATCAGTGCCTGAAGCTCATCACGCAGCCCGGCTCTGAGCGGGTCATCCGGTACGCGTTTGATTATGCGCGTGCAAATGGGCGCAAGAAGGTCACGTGCTTTGTCAAGGACAACATTATGAAGTTCACCGACGGGCTCTTTCACAAGGAGTTCGAGCGCATCGCGGCTGAGTATCCGGATCTCGAGCACGAGACGATGATCGTGGACATTGGCGCGGCCCGCCTCGCTAACACGCCGGAGCGGTTCGATGTGGTGGTCATGCCGAATCTGTACGGCGATATCTTGTCTGACGTGACAGCGGAGTTGTCGGGCTCGGTGGGTCTGGCGCCGTCGGCTAACATTGGCGACGGGTTTGCGATGTTCGAGGCGATTCACGGTTCTGCACCGGACATCGCAGGCCAGAACATCGCCAATCCGTCCGGGCTCTTGCTCGCCGCCGTCATGATGCTGATTCACATCGGGCAGCCGGCCGTGGCGGAAGAAAATCCACCTCGCCTGGCTCCGCACCATCGAGGACGGCATTCACACGCGCGACATTTACCGCGAGGGTTCCAGCAAAAGCTGGTGGGGACCGACGCGTTCGCGGACGCCGTGATTGAGCGCTTAGGCGAGCGCCCGCAGATTCTGAAGCCTGTGTCGTACCGTCAAGATGCGGCTGGAATCGCAAGGCGCGCGTGGCAACCGGGGCCGAAGGCGGAAAAGCAGCTCGTCGGCGTGGACGTTTTCCTCGACTGGGGCCCGGGGGCGCCTGACGATCTCGGCAGCAAGTTGAGCCAGAACCACGTAAATGAATTGAAACTCGAGGTCATCACGAATCGCGGCATCAAGGTGTGGCCGAACGGTCTACCGGAGACGTTCTGCACGGATCACTGGCGTTGTCGGTTCCGCAAAGAAGGCGGCGCGCCGGTTCAGCCCGCGGAGGTTGTGGAGTTGCAGCGGAGGTTGATTGAGGCCGGATTCGACGTCATCAAGACCGAAAATCTCTATACCTTCGACGGAGTTCCGGGGTTCTCGGCGGTGCACGGCTGA
- a CDS encoding spore germination protein has protein sequence MAKRLEPCPDLRVQPWSTQRDTGVVVWLEGLVDADKLQEALLALRDAGGARGRREIPHPGVATQQVETLSAAVRAVLDGCAVIARDGASSAQAWRLDRVPARSVDRSENEPTLHGPQEAFIERLSVNLALVRKRLKSPRLKIETFMVGETSPCEIAILYEEGVVKSDLLCEVRRRISQIRVDYVADINEVREFINDPRFSVFPTTEETERPDCVVAGLMEGRVAIIADGSPTCLMVPVTFAMNLSSPEDYYMHYSLALPLRLLRHLMFWSSVLLPALYVALLTYNQDLLPTPLLVSVAAQHSGIPFPTVIEALGMMVAFEALREAGTRLPRAVGQSVSIVGTLVIGDAAVRAGLVSPGMVIIVSATGVASFTLPALGLVQAARLLQFPFVLAAGLFGLYGVLMLGIALLGRMASLRSFGVPYLAPIAPTFIRDMKDVIIRAPWWMMQGRPRQFQPVKRDRVPKHPARKQSPRWRWRPW, from the coding sequence ATGGCCAAACGCCTCGAGCCGTGTCCTGATCTCCGCGTGCAACCCTGGTCGACGCAGCGCGACACGGGCGTCGTGGTGTGGCTCGAAGGGCTGGTGGACGCCGACAAGCTGCAGGAGGCACTGCTCGCGCTGCGCGACGCTGGGGGCGCCCGCGGGCGCAGGGAGATCCCGCATCCGGGCGTTGCCACGCAACAGGTGGAAACGCTCTCTGCTGCCGTTCGAGCTGTCCTCGACGGATGTGCCGTGATCGCCCGAGACGGGGCCAGTTCGGCGCAGGCATGGCGGCTCGATCGAGTGCCGGCCAGGTCCGTGGACCGCTCGGAGAACGAACCCACCCTACACGGCCCGCAGGAAGCGTTCATCGAACGTCTGTCCGTCAATCTGGCCTTGGTGCGCAAGCGCCTTAAGTCGCCACGGTTGAAGATTGAGACGTTCATGGTCGGCGAGACGTCGCCGTGCGAGATCGCAATTTTGTATGAAGAAGGCGTGGTGAAGTCCGACCTGTTGTGCGAGGTGCGGCGGCGGATCTCGCAAATTCGCGTCGACTATGTCGCGGACATCAACGAGGTGCGCGAGTTCATCAACGACCCGCGCTTCTCGGTGTTTCCGACGACGGAGGAGACGGAGCGGCCGGATTGCGTGGTGGCAGGGTTGATGGAGGGGCGGGTGGCCATCATCGCGGACGGATCGCCGACGTGTCTGATGGTGCCTGTGACCTTCGCCATGAATCTGAGTTCGCCCGAAGACTACTACATGCACTATTCGCTTGCCTTGCCGCTTCGCCTCCTGCGGCACCTGATGTTTTGGAGTTCCGTGCTGTTGCCCGCATTGTACGTGGCGCTCTTGACGTACAACCAGGACTTGTTGCCGACGCCGCTCTTGGTGAGCGTGGCGGCACAACACTCGGGCATTCCGTTTCCGACGGTCATCGAGGCGCTCGGCATGATGGTGGCCTTCGAGGCGCTTCGCGAGGCCGGAACCCGTTTGCCGCGGGCAGTGGGGCAATCTGTGAGCATCGTCGGCACGCTCGTCATTGGCGACGCGGCGGTTCGTGCTGGGCTCGTATCCCCGGGCATGGTCATCATTGTCTCGGCCACGGGCGTGGCATCGTTCACGCTGCCCGCCCTCGGCCTGGTGCAGGCCGCGCGGCTGCTTCAGTTTCCGTTCGTGCTGGCCGCGGGGCTGTTCGGCCTGTACGGGGTGCTCATGCTGGGCATCGCGCTTTTGGGCCGCATGGCGTCTCTCCGATCGTTCGGCGTGCCGTATCTCGCGCCCATCGCCCCAACTTTCATCCGCGATATGAAGGACGTGATCATCCGCGCGCCGTGGTGGATGATGCAGGGAAGGCCGCGCCAGTTTCAACCGGTGAAGCGCGATCGTGTCCCGAAACATCCCGCGCGCAAGCAGTCGCCGCGGTGGAGGTGGCGTCCATGGTGA
- a CDS encoding Ger(x)C family spore germination protein — translation MVKWVTVRKRPSAITAALLCAAFVTGCDYNDIDHLYIATGMGVDREGHSVRLSMDLVQPGGADNPATGENANSQGNAPDWIVSADAPTFEEAMSSLQAKLSHSLYLQHNALVLFSEDALRDFAPIADALERDRQLRRSQLWVITPTSAESVLRESTGQTEPISLVIRDLVDEASRREACLASDELHVVKALLRPSGVAPLAAIEEGPGGSPEVKGLAYLQRDGKLAIVDRGRLLDNAWWLGRTLDVREVVPWAKGGRQGAIGVHWLRTSTRLVVDTSGQSPKVRVVWRGTGEIERWQASEKMSANTFAALEQAIREDVEHRLAKALDQARAVDMDAFGLTNACAEKGIQLRDGAWKRLQVEYDIEPHIVHGQLASTTPFAQEAKGREGSS, via the coding sequence ATGGTGAAATGGGTGACCGTGCGCAAGCGCCCGAGCGCGATCACGGCCGCCTTGCTTTGCGCCGCCTTTGTGACCGGGTGCGATTACAACGACATCGATCACCTGTACATTGCGACGGGCATGGGCGTGGATCGAGAGGGACACAGTGTGCGGCTGTCCATGGATCTCGTCCAACCCGGAGGCGCGGACAACCCGGCGACGGGCGAGAACGCTAACTCGCAGGGCAACGCGCCGGATTGGATTGTGTCGGCGGACGCGCCGACGTTTGAAGAGGCCATGAGCAGTCTCCAAGCGAAGCTCTCCCATTCGCTGTACCTGCAGCACAACGCGCTTGTGCTGTTTTCGGAAGATGCCCTTCGCGACTTCGCGCCCATCGCGGACGCGCTCGAGCGAGATCGGCAGTTGCGCCGCAGCCAGCTCTGGGTCATCACGCCGACGTCCGCTGAGTCCGTGCTGCGGGAATCCACGGGGCAGACAGAGCCTATCTCGCTCGTCATCCGAGATCTCGTGGATGAGGCATCGCGCAGGGAGGCGTGCCTCGCGAGCGACGAGCTCCACGTGGTGAAGGCGCTGCTTCGGCCGTCGGGTGTCGCACCGCTCGCGGCCATCGAAGAGGGACCTGGCGGATCGCCCGAAGTCAAGGGACTGGCTTACCTGCAGCGAGATGGAAAGTTGGCCATCGTCGATCGCGGCCGGTTGCTGGACAACGCCTGGTGGTTGGGGCGCACTTTGGATGTGCGCGAGGTGGTTCCCTGGGCAAAGGGCGGACGCCAGGGCGCCATCGGGGTGCATTGGCTGCGCACTTCGACGCGGCTCGTAGTGGACACTTCCGGTCAATCCCCGAAGGTGCGCGTGGTCTGGCGCGGGACGGGCGAGATTGAGCGTTGGCAAGCGAGCGAGAAGATGAGCGCGAACACGTTTGCGGCACTGGAGCAAGCCATCCGCGAGGACGTCGAACATCGCCTCGCCAAGGCCCTCGACCAGGCCCGAGCCGTCGATATGGACGCCTTTGGCTTGACCAACGCGTGCGCGGAGAAGGGCATCCAACTGCGCGACGGGGCGTGGAAGCGCCTCCAGGTCGAGTATGACATCGAACCTCACATCGTTCATGGCCAGCTCGCCAGCACAACCCCGTTTGCCCAGGAGGCGAAGGGAAGGGAGGGCTCTTCATGA
- a CDS encoding GerAB/ArcD/ProY family transporter — protein sequence MIQISRYQLILMLIWTVLGTGIVTMPGTIAQFTLRDAWISGFGLLLGAVICAVLSLAHVRLFPGRTLTQAAIDVLGPTLGRAYGIWYLAYGFVTMATIGREMSAFIGISILPNTPDFLLSAIAFAVSMYLAYLGIEVVARVNEFILPLAAVVSPVLFLLAARLFDTSSFRPLLGDPAGAAWRAAVVPAFAYGLEFAIALQWVPVLRSPRTLPWDILVAGAISAFVLSVLVTLTVGVLGEPASYLNYPVLELVRAIRQGKFVERLDTLYVMGVSITLVLKLAAFQLAVGEAVKDMSGSPERTWIPVPLALLGWSLSNYLFRNVFDVTNFILRDVPSYFLVTVVLLPGALYALRAAQMVRTKRPGGFRST from the coding sequence GTGATTCAGATCTCACGCTATCAACTCATCCTCATGCTCATCTGGACTGTGCTGGGGACGGGCATCGTCACCATGCCCGGTACCATCGCTCAATTCACGCTCCGCGACGCATGGATTTCAGGCTTTGGATTGCTCCTGGGCGCCGTGATATGCGCGGTCCTTTCGCTGGCACACGTGCGCCTGTTTCCCGGGCGAACCCTCACCCAGGCCGCCATCGACGTGCTCGGTCCCACGCTTGGCCGCGCCTACGGGATCTGGTATCTCGCGTACGGCTTTGTCACGATGGCCACCATCGGCCGCGAGATGAGCGCCTTCATCGGCATCTCCATCTTGCCGAACACGCCGGATTTTCTTCTGAGTGCCATCGCGTTTGCGGTATCCATGTACCTGGCGTACCTCGGCATCGAAGTGGTGGCGCGCGTGAACGAGTTCATCCTGCCGCTTGCCGCCGTCGTCTCCCCGGTCTTGTTCCTTCTCGCGGCTCGGTTGTTTGACACGTCGTCCTTTCGACCGCTCCTCGGCGATCCCGCCGGCGCCGCCTGGCGCGCAGCTGTCGTGCCTGCATTTGCCTACGGCCTGGAGTTTGCCATCGCGCTGCAGTGGGTTCCAGTGCTCCGCTCGCCTCGCACGCTGCCGTGGGACATCCTCGTTGCGGGAGCCATTAGTGCCTTCGTGCTGTCGGTTCTCGTGACGCTCACCGTGGGCGTCCTCGGCGAACCTGCCAGCTATTTGAACTACCCGGTCCTCGAACTCGTTCGAGCCATCCGACAAGGCAAGTTCGTCGAGCGCCTCGACACGCTGTACGTCATGGGCGTGTCCATCACGCTCGTCCTGAAGCTCGCAGCCTTTCAACTCGCCGTGGGCGAGGCGGTGAAGGACATGAGCGGATCGCCCGAGCGGACGTGGATCCCCGTCCCCCTCGCCCTTCTGGGGTGGTCGCTGTCCAATTATCTGTTTCGAAATGTGTTTGATGTTACAAACTTCATCCTCCGGGATGTCCCGAGCTATTTCCTTGTGACCGTCGTCCTCCTTCCCGGCGCGCTGTATGCCCTTCGCGCTGCGCAGATGGTCAGAACCAAACGCCCGGGCGGGTTCCGAAGCACATAA
- a CDS encoding spore germination protein yields MRQSAEPLVSQPISRTLEHNVNYINQLLGIGTTWDIMAKPFRYGRLNMMSYVTNGFFLTMNVVLVLDSFHRNVEAFEREHEGQAYDIEELVFYLNTHIDFVQVQVIDQMSDAVRFILSGPLVTFIDGYDKVLVVDTRVYPMRGIEPPMIERVVRGNHDGFTETMLMNTTLIRRRLRDPRLRNELYQVGDRGQTDVSLMYLKDVADEETVSAIRELLRSVKTGGMMMGEQQLVDLIGKVKWNPYPIVRYTERPDVAATALIEGHVVIVVDATAEVIIAPTTFFQHIQHPQEYHSFPLVGTYLRWIIVISVLMSVFLPGIFMLANQHPGFLPSWAKFFMASRNDPLPLWAQLLLAEFALDVLRLAVLNVPVTLSNAIGIVSALLFGQFATQIQLLQPEVLVYMGFVMLAQYATSSFELASANQMARIWIMLWTAALNWGGFLLSTASWFLLLLTTKSFGKPYLWPLLPFTWRDGMRDVLIRWPSSDLGGVPTILRNRRRAR; encoded by the coding sequence ATGCGACAGTCGGCCGAGCCCCTGGTGAGCCAGCCCATCAGCCGAACACTGGAGCACAACGTCAATTATATTAACCAGCTCCTCGGTATCGGCACCACGTGGGACATCATGGCCAAGCCCTTCCGGTACGGTCGCCTGAACATGATGTCGTATGTGACGAACGGCTTCTTTCTCACGATGAACGTCGTCCTCGTGCTCGACAGCTTTCACCGAAACGTCGAGGCGTTTGAGCGCGAACACGAGGGTCAGGCCTACGACATCGAGGAGCTGGTCTTCTACCTGAATACGCACATCGACTTCGTGCAGGTCCAGGTGATCGATCAGATGTCGGACGCGGTCCGCTTCATCCTCTCCGGGCCGCTTGTGACGTTCATCGACGGGTACGACAAGGTGCTCGTCGTCGACACCCGCGTGTATCCGATGCGCGGGATCGAACCGCCGATGATCGAGCGCGTGGTTCGCGGGAATCACGACGGATTCACCGAGACTATGCTGATGAACACGACGCTCATCCGGCGCCGGCTGCGCGATCCTCGCCTTCGCAACGAGCTGTATCAGGTGGGCGACCGCGGCCAGACCGACGTCAGTCTCATGTACCTGAAGGACGTGGCCGATGAGGAGACGGTGTCAGCCATTCGCGAACTTCTCCGCAGCGTCAAGACGGGCGGCATGATGATGGGCGAGCAGCAGTTGGTCGATCTCATCGGCAAGGTGAAGTGGAATCCGTATCCCATCGTCCGCTACACGGAACGGCCGGACGTTGCGGCCACGGCGCTCATCGAGGGACACGTCGTGATCGTCGTGGACGCCACGGCCGAGGTGATCATCGCGCCTACGACCTTCTTTCAACACATTCAGCATCCGCAGGAATACCATTCGTTTCCGCTTGTGGGCACGTATCTGCGCTGGATCATTGTCATCTCGGTCTTGATGAGCGTGTTTCTGCCGGGCATCTTCATGCTCGCGAATCAGCACCCAGGGTTCCTTCCTTCCTGGGCGAAGTTCTTCATGGCGAGTCGGAACGATCCGCTCCCGCTCTGGGCGCAACTGCTGTTGGCGGAGTTTGCGCTCGACGTGCTTCGGCTCGCGGTCCTGAACGTGCCCGTCACGCTTTCGAATGCCATCGGCATTGTGTCCGCCTTGCTGTTTGGCCAGTTTGCCACGCAGATCCAACTGCTTCAGCCTGAGGTGCTGGTCTACATGGGCTTCGTGATGCTGGCGCAGTACGCGACCTCGTCCTTCGAGCTGGCGTCCGCCAACCAGATGGCGCGCATTTGGATCATGCTCTGGACCGCGGCGCTCAATTGGGGCGGTTTCCTGCTGAGCACGGCGTCCTGGTTCCTCCTGCTTCTGACCACCAAGTCCTTCGGCAAGCCCTATTTGTGGCCACTCCTTCCGTTCACGTGGAGGGACGGGATGCGGGACGTTCTCATTCGCTGGCCGTCGAGCGATTTGGGCGGCGTGCCGACGATTCTCCGCAATCGGCGGCGCGCCCGTTGA
- the galE gene encoding UDP-glucose 4-epimerase GalE, with translation MILVTGAAGYIGSHTCVALVESGYDIVAIDNFANSKPEALRRVAEITGKSFPVHSVDMLDAQALEEVFRAYAFQAVIHFAGLKAVGESVAQPLRYYRNNLGSTLNLLESMLQHGVNKIVFSSSATVYGASNDMPLKEDMPIAPVNPYGQTKAMIEQILRDVAAATEGFGAALLRYFNPVGAHPSGRIGEDPQGIPNNLVPYVAQVAVGKRPEVVVFGGDYPTPDGTGVRDYIHVMDLASGHVRALDWVLSHTGAEAFNLGTGKGSSVLEVIQAFERASGRNIPYRIGPRRPGDAAVSYADPSKAERELGWRATQDLDAMCRDTWRWQSQNPNGYDPA, from the coding sequence ATGATTTTGGTGACTGGCGCGGCCGGATACATCGGCTCGCACACCTGTGTGGCGCTCGTCGAGTCCGGTTATGACATCGTCGCCATCGACAATTTTGCGAATTCCAAGCCCGAGGCGCTGCGGCGCGTCGCCGAGATCACCGGCAAGTCGTTTCCCGTGCACTCGGTGGACATGCTCGACGCCCAGGCGCTCGAGGAGGTCTTTCGCGCCTATGCGTTTCAAGCCGTCATTCACTTCGCCGGACTGAAGGCCGTCGGGGAGTCGGTGGCGCAGCCCCTTCGCTACTACCGAAACAATCTCGGCAGCACGCTGAATCTGCTCGAATCCATGCTGCAACACGGCGTGAACAAGATCGTGTTCAGCTCGTCCGCAACGGTCTATGGCGCTTCAAATGACATGCCCTTGAAGGAAGACATGCCCATCGCTCCGGTGAACCCGTATGGGCAGACGAAGGCGATGATCGAGCAAATCTTGCGCGACGTCGCCGCGGCAACCGAGGGCTTTGGCGCGGCACTTCTGCGCTATTTCAACCCTGTCGGGGCTCATCCTTCCGGGCGGATCGGCGAAGATCCGCAGGGCATTCCGAATAACCTGGTCCCCTACGTGGCCCAAGTGGCTGTGGGCAAGCGGCCGGAGGTCGTTGTGTTTGGCGGAGACTATCCGACGCCCGACGGCACGGGCGTGCGCGACTACATTCACGTGATGGACTTAGCGTCCGGGCACGTGCGCGCACTCGACTGGGTGTTGTCGCACACGGGTGCAGAGGCCTTCAATCTTGGGACTGGAAAAGGTTCCAGTGTACTCGAGGTCATTCAGGCCTTTGAACGCGCAAGCGGGAGGAACATCCCATATCGCATCGGCCCAAGGCGCCCCGGCGATGCAGCGGTGAGCTACGCCGATCCGTCCAAAGCAGAGCGCGAGCTCGGTTGGAGGGCCACGCAGGATCTCGACGCGATGTGCCGGGATACCTGGCGCTGGCAGTCGCAAAATCCAAACGGTTACGATCCGGCCTGA